One part of the Numenius arquata chromosome 24, bNumArq3.hap1.1, whole genome shotgun sequence genome encodes these proteins:
- the PGC gene encoding gastricsin translates to MKWFILALVCLQLSEGLVRIKLKKAKSIRQKMREAGVLDDYLKKIKYDPVKKYSFSDDYVVYEPITNHLDASYFGEISIGSPPQNFLVLFDTGSSNLWVPSTYCQSPACYNHNTFKPSESSTFTDDGQSYTISYGSGTVTVVLGSDTLRIQTIAVKNQEFGLSKKEPTQPFYYAEFDGILGMAYPSLAVGGTPTVLQGMLQQNQLTQPIFSFYFSRQPTYLYGGELIFGGVDTRLFHGDITWAPVTQELYWQVAVNEFAIGQSVTGWCRQGCQAIVDTGTFLVTMPQQYIDSFLQAVGAQLTSYGYAVDCNQIQNMPTITFTINGTLFPLHPSAYVLNDNGYCTLGIEATYLPSQNGQPLWILGDVFLKEYYTVFDMANNRVGFAPSA, encoded by the exons ATGAAGTGGTTCATCCTGGCCCTGGTGTGTCTCCAGCTCTCGGAAGGGCTGGTGAG GATCAAACTGAAGAAAGCCAAGTCTATACGGCAGAAAATGAGGGAGGCTGGAGTGCTGGACGACtacttgaagaaaattaaatatgatCCAGTCAAGAAATACAGCTTCAGTGACGACTATGTCGTGTATGAGCCGATAACCAACCACCTGGAT GCCTCCTACTTCGGGGAGATCAGCATCGGGTCCCCTCCGCAAAACTTCTTGGTGCTCTTTGACACCGGCTCCTCCAACCTGTGGGTGCCCTCCACCTACTGCCAGTCGCCGGCGTGCT ACAATCACAACACGTTCAAGCCCAGCGAGTCCTCCACCTTCACCGACGACGGCCAGTCCTACACCATCTCCTACGGCAGCGGCACAGTCACGGTGGTGCTGGGCTCCGACACGCTGAGG ATCCAGACCATCGCGGTCAAAAACCAGGAGTTTGGGCTCAGCAAGAAGGAGCCAACTCAGCCTTTCTACTATGCCGAGTTTGACGGGATCCTGGGAATGGCCTACCCCTCTCTGGCGGTGGGAGGGACACCGACCGTGCTGCAGGGCATGCTGCAGCAGAACCAGCTCACCCAGCCCATCTTCAGCTTCTACTTCTCTCG CCAACCCACCTACCTCTACGGGGGAGAGCTCATTTTCGGCGGTGTTGACACTCGGCTCTTCCACGGGGACATTACGTGGGCGCCGGTGACCCAGGAGCTTTACTGGCAGGTCGCGGTTAATGA GTTTGCTATCGGGCAGTCAGTGACGGGCTGGTGCAGACAGGGCTGCCAGGCCATCGTGGACACGGGGACGTTCCTGGTGACGATGCCCCAGCAGTACATAGACAGCTTCCTTCAGGCCGTGGGTGCCCAGCTGACCAGCTACGGG TATGCAGTCGACTGCAATCAGATCCAGAACATGCCCACCATCACCTTCACCATCAACGGAACTCTGTTCCCACTCCACCCTTCTGCCTATGTCTTGAAT GACAACGGCTACTGCACTCTTGGCATCGAGGCCACCTACCTGCCTTCCCAGAACGGGCAGCCGCTCTGGATCTTGGGTGACGTCTTCCTCAAGGAGTATTACACCGTCTTTGACATGGCGAACAACCGTGTCGGCTTTGCCCCATCGGCATAG
- the LOC141475100 gene encoding pepsin B-like isoform X2 — protein sequence MWWLVLALLCPWLGEGMVRIPLRKGRSMGEVMREKEVPEGFLKDLKGDPGRKYQLSNAVAYEPLTNYLDSFYFGEISIGTPPQKFLVLFDTGSANLWVPSSYCQTPACGNHARFNPSLSSTFSGIGVTCTLSYGFGDLSVVLGYDTVTIQNIVIRNQEFGLSLDEPSRPFYYQDFDGILGMAYPGAGIGGFNTLMQNMLQQSQLTKPIFSFYYSRYGGEVILGGVDPQLYSGEVIWAPVVQELYWKIGIEEFSIGPSATGWCSQGCHGIVDTGTFLLTIPGQFMSAFLQELGAEESDYGFVVDCSDVPSMPTLYFAISGAQLPLPPSVYVLNIDGVCTVGVESTYVASSSGQPLWILGNLFLRQYYSIFDVANNRVGFALSA from the exons ATGTGGTGGCTGGTGCTGGCCCTGCTCTGCCCCTGGCTTGGGGAGGGGATGGTGAG GATCCCCCTGAGGAAAGGCAGGTCCATGGGGGAGGTGATGAGAGAGAAAGAGGTGCCGGAGGGTTTCCTGAAGGACCTCAAAGGGGACCCTGGTAGGAAATACCAGCTCAGTAATGCTGTGGCTTACGAACCGCTAACGAACTACCTGGAT TCCTTCTACTTCGGGGAGATCAGCATCGGGACCCCTCCGCAAAAATTCCTGGTGCTCTTTGACACTGGCTCTGCCAACCTGTGGGTGCCCTCCTCCTACTGCCAGACTCCAGCCTGCG GGAATCACGCCAGGTTCAACCCCAGCCTGTCCTCCACCTTCTCGGGCATCGGTGTGACCTGCACCCTGAGCTACGGGTTCGGTGACCTGTCGGTGGTGTTGGGGTACGACACCGTGACA aTCCAGAACATCGTCATCAGGAACCAGGAGTTCGGTCTGAGCCTGGATGAGCCCAGCAGACCCTTTTACTACCAGGACTTCGATGGGATTTTGGGCATGGCTTACCCGGGCGCTGGCATCGGCGGTTTCAACACGCTGATGCAGAacatgctgcagcagagccagctcACCAAACCCATCTTCAGCTTCTATTACTCCCG CTACGGCGGGGAAGTCATCCTCGGAGGGGTTGACCCTCAGCTGTACTCCGGGGAGGTTATTTGGGCTCCTGTGGTCCAGGAATTGTACTGGAAGATCGGGATCGAGGA GTTCTCCATCGGGCCGTCGGCCACCGGCTGGTGCAGCCAAGGCTGTCATGGCATTGTGGACACCGGGACGTTCCTGCTGACCATCCCAGGACAATTCATGTCAGCCTTCCTGCAGGAGTTGGGTGCGGAGGAGAGTGATTACGGG TTCGTCGTGGACTGCAGCGATGTCCCGAGCATGCCCACCCTCTACTTTGCCATCAGCGGAGCCCAGTTACCGCTGCCTCCCTCTGTCTACGTCTTAAAC ATCGATGGCGTCTGCACCGTTGGGGTCGAGAGCACGTAcgtggcctcttccagcggccaGCCGCTCTGGATCCTCGGCAACCTCTTCCTCCGGCAGTACTACTCCATCTTCGACGTGGCCAACAACAGGGTTGGCTTTGCCTTGTCAGCCTAG
- the LOC141475100 gene encoding pepsin B-like isoform X1, with protein sequence MWWLVLALLCPWLGEGMVRIPLRKGRSMGEVMREKEVPEGFLKDLKGDPGRKYQLSNAVAYEPLTNYLDSFYFGEISIGTPPQKFLVLFDTGSANLWVPSSYCQTPACGNHARFNPSLSSTFSGIGVTCTLSYGFGDLSVVLGYDTVTIQNIVIRNQEFGLSLDEPSRPFYYQDFDGILGMAYPGAGIGGFNTLMQNMLQQSQLTKPIFSFYYSRNPTHSYGGEVILGGVDPQLYSGEVIWAPVVQELYWKIGIEEFSIGPSATGWCSQGCHGIVDTGTFLLTIPGQFMSAFLQELGAEESDYGFVVDCSDVPSMPTLYFAISGAQLPLPPSVYVLNIDGVCTVGVESTYVASSSGQPLWILGNLFLRQYYSIFDVANNRVGFALSA encoded by the exons ATGTGGTGGCTGGTGCTGGCCCTGCTCTGCCCCTGGCTTGGGGAGGGGATGGTGAG GATCCCCCTGAGGAAAGGCAGGTCCATGGGGGAGGTGATGAGAGAGAAAGAGGTGCCGGAGGGTTTCCTGAAGGACCTCAAAGGGGACCCTGGTAGGAAATACCAGCTCAGTAATGCTGTGGCTTACGAACCGCTAACGAACTACCTGGAT TCCTTCTACTTCGGGGAGATCAGCATCGGGACCCCTCCGCAAAAATTCCTGGTGCTCTTTGACACTGGCTCTGCCAACCTGTGGGTGCCCTCCTCCTACTGCCAGACTCCAGCCTGCG GGAATCACGCCAGGTTCAACCCCAGCCTGTCCTCCACCTTCTCGGGCATCGGTGTGACCTGCACCCTGAGCTACGGGTTCGGTGACCTGTCGGTGGTGTTGGGGTACGACACCGTGACA aTCCAGAACATCGTCATCAGGAACCAGGAGTTCGGTCTGAGCCTGGATGAGCCCAGCAGACCCTTTTACTACCAGGACTTCGATGGGATTTTGGGCATGGCTTACCCGGGCGCTGGCATCGGCGGTTTCAACACGCTGATGCAGAacatgctgcagcagagccagctcACCAAACCCATCTTCAGCTTCTATTACTCCCG CAACCCGACCCATAGCTACGGCGGGGAAGTCATCCTCGGAGGGGTTGACCCTCAGCTGTACTCCGGGGAGGTTATTTGGGCTCCTGTGGTCCAGGAATTGTACTGGAAGATCGGGATCGAGGA GTTCTCCATCGGGCCGTCGGCCACCGGCTGGTGCAGCCAAGGCTGTCATGGCATTGTGGACACCGGGACGTTCCTGCTGACCATCCCAGGACAATTCATGTCAGCCTTCCTGCAGGAGTTGGGTGCGGAGGAGAGTGATTACGGG TTCGTCGTGGACTGCAGCGATGTCCCGAGCATGCCCACCCTCTACTTTGCCATCAGCGGAGCCCAGTTACCGCTGCCTCCCTCTGTCTACGTCTTAAAC ATCGATGGCGTCTGCACCGTTGGGGTCGAGAGCACGTAcgtggcctcttccagcggccaGCCGCTCTGGATCCTCGGCAACCTCTTCCTCCGGCAGTACTACTCCATCTTCGACGTGGCCAACAACAGGGTTGGCTTTGCCTTGTCAGCCTAG